Within the Ficedula albicollis isolate OC2 chromosome 26, FicAlb1.5, whole genome shotgun sequence genome, the region aaaagaaagaaaagaggagggaaagaagagcAGGGGAAACAACTggggggaagaagaggagggaaataaataagagaggcaaagaaaagcagggaaaacaaGCAGGGGGAGAataaaaggagggaaagaaagaagagggagGACAGAAAGGGCCCAGGTTGTgctcagcagtgcagctgccagcagattTCCCAAGACTGGATGATGCCAGGTTCCCAGGATTTATTGGTGCTCTCACAGAGTCTTCCTGTTCATCTCAGCACCCCTCAGCAGTCAATGGCCATTCATCTGCCACACAGGAGAAGGGTTCAGGCTCTCAAGGCACCAATTCATCCTGGGAGGAAcaaggaggcagagctggatggCTCTGGGGTGAAAAAGAGACTCACATGTGGCAGGTCAGTGATcctgggagagactgggaaaAGGAATATGCATCACAGcacatccatcccagctgggatatgggaaaaacagaatggaaaattgtgacagcagcagagagatctgcagagcctgggggcctgagcagccaggcctgatcccagcacagggctcacTTTTGATCAAATGCCCGTTTAATCCGTGGGAGTTTTGCTTAGGAGCGGAATAGCAACCTCAGCGAAAGCCTCTCAACCACAAAGGCTTTAGAGGGCTAAACAGTAAAGATTGGGAATTAAGGagaataaatattaatgaaagaGGTGGGAAAATCCATCATTTCTCCAGGCAGTCCTGCCCATGCTCCTCTGCACGGGGCTGTTGTGTTTACggctctgtggggcaggagctgcacgtgctgggatggaactgggattgaactgggatggaaatgggatggCACgagccacacagagcctggagagagcccacatcccacaggagagggaaaagggagcaggaactgcccaaaaaaacagcaaataagAGATTCAATGTGCAGCAAACCTGCGCTGGTGTCAGTGGCTGCAGGTCAAACCCAGAGCCAGCACTGTTACATAAAGGGAtggggagcagcccagcctgggctggatgGAGGAAATGAATCCAATTACAGGATGAAgggcacagggagagagaggaTGGACACATTTGGTCTGCAGCAAATCCCTAAAAGGCTTTAAAGCAGGGACAGCGAGGAGAAGAACCGCAGTGCAGGACACCCAGCCACcacccagaggagctgggggctTGGAActgggcaggaggcaggaatggggctCTGCACCTGGCTGGGGCAGAAACTCTGggtcctggtgtgaaggacaggtatctgccaataaaggcagaagcttgtctttaaaatggagaatgtaaaccccctccctccaaattattataattttaaaattaaggggctctcaggcaaagagatgggaattagcaataacagttctttactaggaaaattcaaacagaaatgcagtattacaaagaacaatcccaaaccctgccagagtcagaatccaagctgacacccgtcagtcagtcagggtgttggcagcagtcccattccatggtggctgcatcctcctgcaggggcagatgtggttcagctggagcagggctcctggagaaggtgcagtttcctctgaagctccagggatgatgtgcaaaggtctggctttcctctgggatccagtggaaaaggctgctctggtgttccaaatctcagtttttatctgggcaggaaaggcttggctcctgccctggctggagcatctcccagtgggatgatggaattttatcagtcatgccctgggactcagtggccattaacaggagatatctcccggagggaggatgggctgtgggaagataaagataattgccccagctggtttaaagctggcccattagcagatggtatgtgccacacATGGTGGCcgaatccacatttctggccgcatcaacccaacacactcTGCCAGGATGtggcagctgggggctgggacACCAGTTTGGCTGTTCCTGGAGATGTTGGAGTGAGGAGCCAGCCCCgccaggcagcagggaacagccctgctggaaaGAGGAAACAAGCAGGCAACCCCCAAATTTCCTCTGTGCTGATCCCCATAAGATTATAACCCAGCTGCCCGTGTCACAGCAGGCTCCAGACTTCCACTGAGAAAAATAAGGGCTTGTATtagaaagagacaaaaaaaaaaaaaaaaattgacccAGTTACGACAAAACGAAGCAGCACGTTCAGTCCATTGCTGTGGAAGCTCATGAGCAGCCACAAGGCCCTCAGGAGTAACAGGATTCCACTTCAAATGAggtttgcaaattaaaaataaaagtgctggATTATTTCTGTTGTGCCTGAACCCCCTTTCCTGGCTGTTCAGCCAGGCTCAAGTGGACACTGTAGggtgaaaaatgaagaatttggGAAAAGCCTTTCCTTTGCCTCTCTGACTTTGCAGTCCAACACCTGCCCCtgtcaggaggaggaggagagctgcaTGTTGGATCCCAAAAATCTGggttttttgagctttctgtgctttctagcactggagaacactgcttttgacttgaggccttggagaaggcttccaaatttgagtgatggagttaaaatcacgaGTGTGCAGTGAAATAGAGGtttgtgatttcacatggtaaagggttttaaatttgaagggtctagaatatagtaatagctatgggacaagatggaggattttgggtggtgtctcttttGGTGCTCATCTTCCTGCTTCTTCAcggtttcaggcagtagtttctggttggtcagTGTCACACTGTGGGTCATGGGAATTTAGTTATTAGcttaaaaggataaataatataAGTGTTAATTCCCTATAGCACTGTTgagctttaagagaccttgtagcagctggatcttCCTCCATTTTCCTCACTTCTAGCAGGTAGCTAGAACACTCTGTACTCTTTGATAAAATgtaataaacaaccaagcccaaacacaagaaaatccGTTTCCTTCGTGTATTTTTTCAATCCTGtctctgagtgaagacagaagagacTGAGACAAACCATTAATTAAGCAGTGCAAAACTCCCACCACTAATACAGCTGCACACAGATCCCTGACCCCCATCTCCCCCGGTAACTCTTTCCCAACTCCTCAGCGAGCCCAGAAACCAGTCTGAAATCCGGACTGGCTCCAGTTTGTAAATCAGGAagctcagagctgtgttctgctggagcagggctcgCTCCAGGAGCGGGATTTGCCGCCTGCTCCTCGCTGCAGGGCCGGGGGAGAGCCTTGCACACCTGCCCACTCTGCCACAGCCCCGGGTTGTCACCGAGGGAGGAGTGTTGACAGCGCCGCACGGAGCGGAGCGGGCTCGCAGCTGAGCCCGGattgctcagctcctggcagggaaatgcagggcCCAAGGAGTGCCTGCCTCTGCAAGGAaatcctgcagagcctggggagaCACTACCTGCAtgggggaaaggctgggagctggcagggtgtGCAAATACCACCAGAAGAGGTATTTGGAGAAGAGGTTGGGTAAGGGGGAGCTCTCTTCACATCCCAGCTGCTTTATGGCTTGGGGGGAGAGCCTGGAGCATGATGGAGAACCTGCATGGAAAATGGGAGCTGGTGCCCCTCCTGCTCAAATTTtgtgcagcagtgcctgctgtgcaCTCTTGTTTTTTGGGACAGAAGCAAGGGCACCTCCCTGTGCACCCCCCGCCCTGGGTGGTGCCACCAGCCGTGGCCAGGTAATCCCTGCTGGGGGGAGGGCAGCCCGGTGAACCCAATTGTAAATACATCAGTGtcctccttctccctgccaCACGTTTAAATCTATTTGATCCACTCTAATGGATTGATCTACAAGTTTGTGCACACACATCCTGCTTTGGACGGGCGGCTGGCAGCGCCTCGCCCATCACGGCCTGTCAGCTCCACTCAGCCTCACCTCCAGCGCAGAGAGAATCCAATTACAGGATAAAGGGTTTTCTTCCCCTCCATATGGTCTCTATAACGCTCTGGCTTTATCTTGCCTTAACCCCTTTCCTGGTGTGGGAGCTCCCAAGCCCAGCCTAAGCGGCTCAGCGCCGCGGCCAGGGGTGGCTGCTATGTGATACAGGATATGGGGTCTTCCCAGGGCACCCAGAGGCACattcctccctcttttcctgccCACTGGGGAGAAATGAGCCCCCACAGGAGGGAGATTCGGGGCAGCACTGGTTACaaaagcagccaggagcacaggagTGAGCTCAGCCCCGCGCCAGCCCAGCACCGGGAGCTCAGCACAGATGTTCCCTTCATGACTGATTTGTTGTGCTTTTGCATTTCCCTCCACCTTGCTCTGCCAGGTGTTCCCTGGGTGCCCCTGGGCAAGTGGCtccagtggctgctgtgccagcagggctggggatgggcacCACGAAGGGCTCCAGGAGCCCCCTCCCTGtgtgagctctgcctgcagctgatCCCTGTGAACCAGGCGTGTCAGCTCTGTGCAAGCTGGTTATTTGATTATAATTATCATCCCTTGCTTTACACAGGACATgaaagcccagagcagctcagggcccCGTCACGAACAAACAATGAGAGAGAGACAATCCCAGCTCAGAGCGCTTGGCAAAGCAGGAAAACCTGCAAGGGGagagaaaagccttttcttGAGAGCAGCAAAGCTCTCCTCCTGCATTAGGAATTTGCTGTTGTCATAGAGTCAGCACAGGAGCTCTCCAGGAGAGAGAGCAGCTCATAAACTTTCCCTGCTAACAGACACCAAATGAAAGCCTTATCTTTTCGAGGGTGCATTCAGGACACGTCCTGGAGGGACCAGCCACCCTCCCCGGTgtcatttccctgctctgggttTACTCGAGGCCTTGGCCATTGCTCCGGCTGCGGGCAGCTCTAAATCCACCGGCAGTGACCcaaggggacagctggggacagaggggacagctctcacacagcacaggtgGCTCAGCCTTTCCTGCTCTTACCTGCTTCCCCAGAGTGGGGGAAGGGCCTGGTCCTTGCTGATGGCCAGTTGAAACCCTCTCAGCCCAGCTGTCCCTTTGAAAGGTGCCTGGGGAAGCCAAATCTCCACACTCAGCTGCCAGGGTGAGTGAGAGGATCTGCTGAGCCAGGAAAGGTCCCTCTCCCAAAAggtgcagcccagcacccagACTCAGTGTCCCTCTTCCCCCCACAGCTTCCTTTGCACCACCCTTGACTTTAGGGGAGGGCAGGACACCCCAAAGGGGAGCCAGGAAGGGATGGGGGTGACAATTAACTTTCCCACGGGATACCTGTGTCCACATGCAAAACCTTGGAGAAGCACCAGAGctttgggatgctgctggtgctggcagtgaGGTACAAGTGTTTTTAAAGTCAAATATTGGAGCTGAAGACTTGTCTTCTCTTTCGAAGGTGGATCACAGTGAAATATTGGAGAGGTGCTGTCTCCCATGGGAGCTGGGAGGTGCACACTGGAATTGAGATGGGTGCACTGCTGGTTTTGTGGATTAGAATTTCTGGGACCTCAGAATTCACAtagaattcacagaattttgggttggaagagaccttcaagatcactAAGTCCCACCCATgcacctcaactagaccatggcaccaagtgctacatccagtcttttttaaacacatccagggatggtgcctccaccacctccctgggcagaacATCCCAGTACTTTACCACTCTTTACCACTCTTTACCACTCTTTCCActaaaaactttttcctaatatccaacctaatttTCCCTTGACGCAGCTTGAGGGAGATCTCCTTTGATATTCAACTCATTCTGCGACAACGTGCTCGATTTCTGTACATCTGGAGCCTGACCACGgccaggaaaggcaggaaattcCTCCAGGGAAACCTCTGTGAGAGCAAGGCCGTGGGACTCCTCCACTTTCCACCCATCCCCTCGAGGAAGACGTGGATCAGTAATTTGGTAGGTGTTGGTTTCACAGCGTGATGATTCCAAGAGTCACATCCACCCCACGGGGAGCCCTCATGGGGGGCACCTGAGGCTGGCCTGACCCATTTCCCTGCTCCGTGTCctacttctgctgctgctggatgcacGCAGGAGGATCAGGGATTAGGACAGCATCCATCCCAACGCCCCCTTAGCCTTCCGCTCACAGCCTCCAGCTCGGAGACGCTCCAGGCGTGCAGGAGACCTCGCTCATCCCACGGGACAACGGTGACTTTTTCCATGGGCTGTGCCTCGGGGAgggcaaggaggaggaggaggaggaggaggaggaggaggaggcccAGCTTACCTCGTTATCCGATCAGCTCCCTTAACGCCCCACATCCCCAGGATTAATGGAAGAGCTTCCCTAAGGCGCCTTAGGCAGGTCCCCTGGAGAAGGAGCACCCATGACCCAGAAGGAAGAAATGGGGAAGAAGAACGTGGATGAGATggagcactggcactgcccatGCTGGGAAGGGGTCCCACACTCCGTGCTGAgagcctggggagagctgggaggctGAGAGCCTCCCTTCCATCCCCCTGgctctcccaggctgggctggtcTCCCTGCACTCTCTGCAGGAGTCCAGGACATCTTTGCTGTCCTTTGCCCCATGGCACAACCAGGGGTGTGATCAGGGTCACACAGCCAAGAGCCCTGCCCCAAAACGCTACATTTACCAAAAAACTGGGATGGGAAGTGGCTTCCTCTCCTACCTTTGCCCAGCTCCAGGCCcttggctgtggcagcagagcctggatttGCTCTGGGGTGGGGACCCCAGCAGCCCTCACACTGAACCAGGCACTGAAACAGAGCCCAGCCAATAGCTCAGACCCACAAAGCTCAGCCTAGTCTTCCCCCAGTGACCTCCCCAAGGTcagtggggcagagctggccaCTCCCCAGTCCCCAAATGGTCTCACAGGGTCCTTCAgccacccagggacaccccaaacctgTGGACCCCATAACCACATCGGCCACTCCCAAACTCCCCACTGCTCCTCCCACCTTTGCCCCTCTTCCCAAGCGCTCCCCGCCCCATCCCTTCCCGCCCCAACACCTTAAACAACATTAAACACTTAATGGCAATTAATACGCTTTAATGCAGGTTTTGGGGCCAACTGGCTGCTTAGAGGGTGCTTAAACCATCAACCCCTCTCAATCCCGTTGCCCTTGTCACACAAAGTTAGCCGAGCCCCTCGTCAGGCTGCCCCCTCCCTCAAGGAGGCCGGAGGGTATAAAACCACCCCGGGGGCGGCACGGCGCAGGGCAGGGCACGGCCTCCACCCCaacttctgctgctccctgtaATTCCGTGGTTTAGACCAGAGGGGGATCCTCTCGCTGCGCGCTGGGAAGGGGGGGggtttccctttttccattaCCCGGGGTGGGAGCGCCATTCGTTGCGGCAAACCCCTCAGGCAGCGCAGCTCCCGTAGCCAGGGCAGCATGAACGGGACGGAGGGGATCAATTTTTACGTGCCTATGTCCAACAAGACGGGCGTGGTGCGGAGCCCCTTCGAGTACCCGCAGTACTACCTGGCCGAGCCCTGGAAATACCGCCTCGTCTGCTGCTACATCTTCTTCCTCATCTCCACCGGCTTCCCCATCAACTTCCTCACCCTCCTGGTCACCTTCAAGCACAAGAAGCTGCGGCAGCCCCTCAACTACATCCTGGTGAACCTGGCGGTGGCTGACCTGTGCATGGCCTGCTTTGGCTTCACCGTCACCTTCTACACCGCCTGGAACGGCTACTTCGTGTTCGGCCCCATCGGCTGCGCCGTGGAGGGATTCTTCGCCACGCTGGGAGGTAAGGGCTGGGAGTGGGGGCTTGGGGGTTCCttctgcagggctttgggaGTCGGGTTCCATCACTTCATGGCACTCTTGGGGGGTGCAGCATTGTTCCCCCTCACCTGGCGCTTaaaactgcagaggaaaacGGATTTCTGCGTGTTTGGCGTCGATAGAAAGAAACCTCCGTGGCATCgtggcagggaaaggaaaccCGGGAAGGGATCCTCGTTTGGAGGATCCAGCCTGGGGTCACCTGGCCCTGCTGGTCACTGGGGGTGTCACACCGAGGTGGTTACCAGAGACCTGTTCCCAAATCAACGCCAAGCAGCTCAGACCAGCTTGATCaccttagaggtcttttcccaACCTTCACTATTCCGTGGTTATTCCTTTGCCCAAAGGCTTCCCTTTATGGGGAAATGGAGGGTttagaaggggaagaaaaatcccCCAGGAAGGAAATCTCACAGAAGAGCTACAGCCATGGAGAGATGAATGGGCTCAGAGCTTATCCAGGGGCaaaaggaaggggaggaggatCCAAGCTGgttcccaggctctgcagggacggctcagctctgtcccagctgcaccAGATTTGGGTGCCCTTGGGATTTTCCTTGAGGCATTTCTCAGGGACAACAACACTTTGCCCTGtggaaaaaacagggagaatTCACTCAGCAGCCGGAGCCCAcgcagccagccctgcccacgcCACACCTCATGATGGATCTGACAGCCAACAGTCCTTGTTGGAGACACCCAGAGCCACCACAAGGACTGTGCTTTCATTCCCCTAAACAAGGCCATGATGCTGCTctaaaaatactcattttaaaaaacatggaTATTCTGCCAAAGGCACAGCTGAATGCTGATCCAAGCCAAGGAGCAAGGAAAGGCTTGGCTTTGGGGTCAGAAGATCCCAAAGTCTGCCCCATCCCCACTCAGTGAGCCTTGGGCAGCGTTATTTTGCCTTCCCAATGTTTGCACCtctcagaggaggaggaggctccTGTTCCCAGGGAAGGAAGttggctgggaagcagcaggtcCCCAGCgaatcccagcacagggtgtcGTTATCAGCAGCTTATCACAGCTGGGGGCATTAGCAGGCTTACAGCACCGACTGAACGCTCCCAAATCCCCCGAAGTTTAATTATCCCTCAGAAATCCATGTGCACGTTTGCCCACCCACACAGCCCTCCCCACACCTCCCCCTGTTCCAGCGCCAGCGCAAGGCTCGTGAAATGCACATTTAAAGGAATCAACAGGTTTGGAGACATCTGGCAGCATTGCCTGGAATTGTGCTTCCCCACACCCCGGTAGGATTCACCCccttgatttttaatttattaaaaccCCCACGGTGATTCCTCCTCCGCCCCCAGCATCCTCTTGGCTCCCAGAGCTTCTGCACGTTACGGGTGGAGGATTCCCAGTTTTTCAGCAGGATGCTGCTTATCCCACACTGATCCCCGTCTCTGGAAGCACCAAGGTGGAGCCCAAGGAGCTCTGACCTCTCCGTGggctctccccctcctcccctcaggCCAGGTCGCCCTGTGGTCGCTGGTTGTCCTGGCCATCGAGCGCTACATCGTCATCTGCAAGCCCATGGGCAACTTCCGCTTCTCCGCCAGCCACGCCATGATGGGCATCGCCTTCACCTGGGTCATGGCCATCTCCTGCGCCGCCCCGCCGCTCTTCGGCTGgtccaccccccccccccccccccccccccccccccccccccccgccccgccgctCTTCGGCTGgtccaggtgagccccaggatcgccagcagcagctcccagatccctccatccctgcagggacagcaggtggCTCCCAGCAGGGGAATGCTCAGCCTCAGAGGAGGGAAATGAACGTCCCGTTCcatgggagggagggagcgTCGCAGCAAGCTGGCACTGCGTGCTGGAGTGCACTCAGACCACGAGTGCCACCCTTGCAGCATCCCCCATCCTCAGGGAATTCcgtccctgctgcccccaagGAGCAGATCCCGACCTTTCTCCCCGCCAGGTACATCCCGGAGGGGATGCAGTGCTCCTGCGGGCCCGACTACTACACCCACAACCCCGACTTCCACAACGAGTCCTACGTGCTCTACATGTTCGTCATCCACTTCATCATCCCCGTCGTCATCATCTTCTTCTCCTACGGGCGCCTCGTTTGCAAAGTCCGGGAGGTAACGGCCGCAGGGGACtgatggggacagggcaggcTGTGGACACCACTGAAGGCCCAGGCAGGGTTTGCCAGGTCTTTTTCAGGTTCTgagctctttttctctttctcaggctGGGCAACGttttcccaggctgaggcagtttctcagcctttcccaggaaggaattaataaacagagattaacacctggtgttgactgAGAAACAGTTCTCATGTCTACGTgacaggagatgttttctccCATTGTCCAATGAATTACTGTCCTGTTTGAGACTTGTGAACCACACTATAAATATGGTTCggtttttaaataaagtgcTTCTTTAGCTTCTCACGCTTAAGAAGTCATTGTCGGTGCTACACGCGACTCTCAGCGTCCTGCGACAGCAGCGGCTCAGGCGGGGCAGGGGACgtgggctgggggtgggaagctgcccctcaccaccctctgtgcccacaggcagctgcccagcagcaggagtcaGCCACGACGCAGAAGGCGGAGAAGGAGGTGACGCGGATGGTGATCCTCATGGTGCTGGGCTTCATGCTGGCCTGGACGCCCTACGCCGTGGTGGCGTTCTGGATCTTCACCAACAAGGGCGCCGACTTCACGGCCACGCTGATGGCAGTGCCTGCCTTCTTCTCCAAGAGCTCCTCCCTCTACAACCCCATCATCTACGTGCTCATGAACAAACAGGTGAGAGGCCCCGGGGAtgggcagcacctctgggggctCCACGGGcactttttccttcccaggaggggctggatctcagtccctgcagggatttcctgTAGCACTTTATCCTtcccaggaggggctggatctcagtccctgcagggatttcctgTAGCATGTCCCTGCTGGCCCCCCAGTGCCGCATTCTCATTTATCTCCCCTCCCCAGTTCCGTAACTGCATGATCACCACCATCTGCTGCGGCAAGAACCCCTTTGGGGACGAAGACACCTCCTCCAGCGTGTCCCAGAGCAAGACTGAGGTCTCCTCCGTCTCCTCCAGCCAAGTATCACCCGCATAGAGCACGGACAGTTTGAACTGGGGTGACCTGCCGAGCTCGGGGACCCAGACAGACGCCCCTCAGCCGCTCCCTcgagccccagcccctcccctgcagcagaaTTTAGCTGTGCCCGTCCTGCCATAGCCTGTCCTGTGCACGCCCCACCCCACACTTCCCTGGGGACCCGCAGGTGGcactctgagctctgccactCCGAGCCCGGCTCCCAGGAGCACCTCACCTCTGGGGGACTGTCCCTACCTGTCCCCTTCGAGCTCAAACAGCAGTGGTCAGTGGGGACCCCCAaagcttttcctgcctgaaTCCCGCTCCCCGCCAGCATCGCCCTTCCTTGGGCTCCTGGGAGTGTCACAGGAGCACCCCGGCCTCATTTGCAAAAATCTAAATATTCTGGCTaagccccaggagcaggaccCTGAGGCTGGGGTGGCCCCACCTGGCCCTCACCAGGGCCTGAGCCTGGGGCTCTCTGGAGCCGTGCTCCCGCTGGGATTCCCACCAGGAATCGATTCCTGCAGTCTCTATAAATCAGTGTAACAAACGGAGCCTCGAgcgggctctgctcccagcccaacTCCCTCTATCCCCAAGACAACACTGtagatatatttttttgtcttggaaCCTGTAAATATTTGCTCACCCTTTGAAGTCTCCATCCCTCTCagccctttcctttcttctcctcttcccaactccaaagcagagaaattccccttccacctctgctctggctggACAGGCACAGCCAACCTtggagggaggggctgggaccCGAGCGCTTTCCTgtacatattttataaataaataatctcaTGCCAGCACAAGGACGTCTGCAGTCAAGGAGTAGGGATTTAAAAAACCACGCAAtaaacagaagcagcacagagaaaaacacagatgcTCAGTGCTTGTCCTTTCTCTTGGGCTGTGGGGATGAGATGCTGGTGGCCAGCGGGGGGAACACGATGCTGCTCCTGGAGACACAAGCCTGCAAAGTCCCAGAATCCCAAAAGAAGGGGGATCTCTGGGTGACACCATCCCCCACAAGGTGACAGCCCCATCAGCTGGGCATCAAAGGtgtttagaggaaaaaagagacagacagagcacagctctCACTGCCCAGccattggtttgttttttttgttttttataatatttaagaTTTCCCCATGTACCCTTAAATAAAGCTCCAGCTGAGAGCTTCTCTCCGAGTTCCAGTTCCCCTTCCTGCAGGTCCCTTCCAGGAGGCTTCGTGACAGAATTGGCAAAGTCAGGGAAAAATTGTTCCCTGTGGCAGAGAATTCATTCTGGCCTGGCTGGAGAGTGATCCTGGTGCCATCAGTGCCAGAACCTcgccctcctcccctccctgcccagctcaccCTGCCCTCTCTGGTGTTTTACCTCCTTTTTGGGCCCAGGGCCATCAAAGCCAGCGGGAAGCCCCAGGCtcatccctgggatgggaagGCAGGGATAGGAAGCACTTTTTGCCCCCAAAACaccaggtcctggcagggggaaggatgcagccccagctctgcaggcaccCTCCTGTCTCTGCACCCACCCAAAATCGGGGCTCCTGGCCAGGGttgccctggagcagctcccacacctctcctgctgtgctgaatAATTCACGGCCACTCTGCCCATCCCAGgagccttttttccttccctacaAAGCCCCAAGCACGTTTCCTTCAGTTCCTTTAAAGACACTGGGG harbors:
- the LOC101809282 gene encoding green-sensitive opsin, which produces MNGTEGINFYVPMSNKTGVVRSPFEYPQYYLAEPWKYRLVCCYIFFLISTGFPINFLTLLVTFKHKKLRQPLNYILVNLAVADLCMACFGFTVTFYTAWNGYFVFGPIGCAVEGFFATLGGQVALWSLVVLAIERYIVICKPMGNFRFSASHAMMGIAFTWVMAISCAAPPLFGWSRYIPEGMQCSCGPDYYTHNPDFHNESYVLYMFVIHFIIPVVIIFFSYGRLVCKVREAAAQQQESATTQKAEKEVTRMVILMVLGFMLAWTPYAVVAFWIFTNKGADFTATLMAVPAFFSKSSSLYNPIIYVLMNKQFRNCMITTICCGKNPFGDEDTSSSVSQSKTEVSSVSSSQVSPA